A single region of the Arthrobacter sp. PAMC25564 genome encodes:
- a CDS encoding MBL fold metallo-hydrolase gives MSRWLEVGPDNYVLTTQGSLLNTGLVVGTERAMVIDTGGGPRQGREILDAVREKTQLPLVVVNTHAHYDHFFGNAVFADDGVTEFWAHENCAAAIEDNGDGQRRLVESGEPEMAAGQGENVELVVPNAIVKDQPVLVDLGGQSATLFYLGRGHTDGDLLVGTGTTLYTGDLVEQGSHPSFEDSYPEDWADALRHLSALRHRYEFLIPGHGEPCGDQFVKTMANTMSTAVRQAVQSIRDTPSDATKAIPVLPYGPEQSRWFIKRLQETRAQH, from the coding sequence ATGTCACGATGGCTCGAGGTCGGTCCGGACAACTACGTACTGACAACCCAGGGATCCCTGCTGAACACCGGCCTGGTGGTGGGGACCGAACGCGCCATGGTGATCGACACCGGCGGCGGACCCCGGCAGGGTCGCGAGATCCTCGATGCGGTGCGGGAGAAGACGCAGCTGCCGCTCGTCGTCGTCAACACCCACGCCCACTACGACCACTTCTTCGGCAATGCGGTCTTCGCCGACGACGGCGTCACGGAGTTCTGGGCCCACGAGAACTGCGCTGCCGCCATCGAGGACAACGGTGACGGACAGCGCCGGCTCGTGGAGTCCGGGGAACCGGAAATGGCGGCCGGGCAGGGTGAGAACGTCGAACTGGTGGTGCCGAACGCCATCGTCAAGGACCAGCCGGTCCTGGTGGACCTCGGCGGCCAGAGCGCCACGCTGTTCTATTTGGGCCGCGGACACACCGACGGCGACCTCCTGGTGGGGACCGGCACCACCCTCTACACGGGGGACCTCGTGGAACAGGGCTCGCACCCGTCCTTCGAGGATTCCTACCCGGAAGATTGGGCCGACGCCCTCCGGCACCTCTCCGCCCTCCGGCACCGCTACGAGTTCCTGATTCCCGGCCACGGGGAGCCGTGCGGGGACCAGTTCGTCAAGACCATGGCCAACACCATGTCCACCGCGGTGCGGCAGGCCGTCCAGTCCATCCGCGACACGCCCAGCGACGCGACCAAGGCGATCCCGGTGCTGCCCTACGGACCCGAACAGTCCCGCTGGTTCATCAAGCGGCTGCAGGAGACCCGGGCGCAGCACTGA
- a CDS encoding acyltransferase → MRGYTAAPIRGDTTLPALTGLRFLAALAVLISHFNHRGLISVPAGVIEFLDGGRTAVALFFVLSGFILAYNYPGLSGSAERTRFYASRIARIYPVTLLALGLGAIGVSYAATHPDSGRLLDWYSLEEASPFALGTSFLAQATMTTAWFPVAAVTQPWNGSAWSIGCEVLFYALFPLLIVKLRKLRFKHIAYILIGAWIFQMLAIRAAISFAPAEQVGLLVYQFPVLHLFEFLVGIAAAIVFLRGGREWLSRGSRRRLVLAAALVPLTLLSLFQPVAPAYVLMGPLFAVLILGLAVNPAGRRSFLARRPMILLGEASFALYMIHAPLMMIFMIADPPEGAGWLLMAGTVGLSIAVFRWFETPARHWTRAAVLRMVPSGWGRDRPAVNLLVPGKPSGPVNTVED, encoded by the coding sequence ATGCGGGGATATACTGCTGCACCCATCCGTGGTGATACGACACTGCCTGCGTTAACCGGGTTGCGGTTCCTGGCTGCACTAGCGGTCTTGATATCGCATTTCAACCACAGAGGGCTGATTTCAGTTCCCGCCGGCGTGATCGAATTCCTCGACGGCGGCCGAACGGCGGTAGCCCTTTTCTTCGTGTTGTCCGGGTTCATCCTGGCGTACAACTACCCGGGCCTGTCCGGCTCCGCTGAGCGGACCAGGTTCTATGCCAGCCGGATCGCCCGAATCTATCCGGTAACGCTGCTCGCGCTCGGACTCGGGGCCATTGGTGTCAGCTACGCCGCCACGCACCCGGATTCGGGCCGCCTGCTGGACTGGTACTCGCTGGAGGAAGCCAGCCCGTTCGCCCTTGGAACCAGTTTCCTGGCTCAGGCGACCATGACAACCGCGTGGTTCCCGGTGGCCGCCGTGACCCAGCCGTGGAACGGCTCGGCTTGGAGCATCGGCTGTGAGGTGTTGTTCTACGCTTTGTTTCCCCTCCTGATCGTGAAGCTTCGCAAGCTGAGGTTCAAACACATCGCCTACATCCTGATCGGGGCGTGGATCTTCCAGATGCTGGCGATCCGGGCGGCCATTTCGTTCGCCCCGGCAGAGCAAGTGGGCTTGCTGGTGTACCAGTTCCCCGTATTGCACCTGTTTGAATTCCTCGTGGGCATAGCGGCGGCCATCGTGTTCCTCCGGGGCGGCCGGGAATGGTTGTCACGGGGCTCACGGCGCCGCCTCGTGCTGGCGGCAGCTCTTGTCCCGCTGACGCTGCTGTCCTTGTTTCAGCCGGTTGCCCCGGCCTACGTCTTGATGGGCCCGCTCTTTGCCGTGCTTATCCTGGGCCTGGCCGTGAACCCTGCAGGCCGCCGCAGCTTCCTGGCGAGGCGGCCCATGATTCTTCTTGGCGAGGCAAGCTTCGCGCTCTACATGATTCATGCGCCGTTGATGATGATCTTCATGATTGCGGACCCGCCCGAAGGGGCGGGCTGGTTGCTCATGGCTGGCACGGTGGGCCTGAGTATCGCCGTCTTCCGCTGGTTCGAAACCCCGGCACGCCACTGGACACGCGCAGCTGTCCTCCGAATGGTGCCGTCCGGTTGGGGCCGCGACAGGCCAGCGGTAAATCTCCTAGTTCCCGGTAAACCATCAGGCCCTGTGAATACAGTCGAGGACTGA
- a CDS encoding MinD/ParA family protein, which produces MPEPVDTTSADAAVEAEQPELRRRRDRRGDDSDPRTGTMPIITPNDVGNQPVAPVRSGSWAEAAAAADATQAIDGASTDSASTDTAPLPPRAALAAAPALPETAPAVPAQPARSTRSAGRAAALATPGPDFISSPGLFVREQKPRPRGGFRGALYKMTGGSLNLGPGARQREEDELARRISRQLQGSYNTAVLSLKGGIGKTSTTVGVGLTLAEYRGDPPCAIDANPDSGDLVERALGEGLYQQQSPRTITDLLKNIDSVDSLTDLARYMHHAGRLHLIAGEQDPEVSDSLTAEEYLRIRKLVSGYYSVALTDCGTGVTHNAMSGILQSADNLIIASGYAVSGAKRARSTLHWLASHGYEELARNAIVVITDKDEVSSRVDKDAIEEHLSGICRQLIAVPHDRGVADGDLVTLDVLRPETRRAYKEIAAAIVDGFV; this is translated from the coding sequence ATGCCAGAACCGGTCGACACCACCTCTGCTGACGCTGCCGTCGAGGCAGAGCAGCCCGAACTCCGACGCCGGCGTGACCGCCGCGGCGATGACTCCGACCCCCGGACGGGAACCATGCCAATCATCACGCCCAACGACGTCGGCAACCAGCCGGTGGCTCCGGTCCGCAGCGGATCCTGGGCCGAGGCCGCCGCCGCCGCGGACGCGACCCAGGCCATTGACGGCGCTTCCACTGACAGCGCTTCCACCGATACAGCACCGCTTCCGCCGCGGGCGGCCCTGGCCGCCGCCCCGGCCCTGCCCGAAACGGCGCCCGCGGTCCCGGCCCAGCCCGCACGCTCCACCCGCTCCGCCGGCCGCGCGGCGGCACTGGCCACCCCGGGCCCGGACTTCATCAGCTCACCGGGACTCTTTGTCCGCGAGCAGAAGCCCCGGCCCCGCGGCGGCTTCCGCGGCGCCCTCTACAAGATGACCGGCGGCAGCCTGAACCTCGGGCCCGGCGCCCGGCAGCGCGAGGAGGACGAGCTCGCGCGGCGCATCTCCCGCCAGCTCCAGGGCAGCTACAACACCGCCGTCCTGAGCCTCAAGGGCGGGATCGGCAAAACGTCCACCACCGTCGGCGTCGGACTGACCCTGGCCGAATACCGCGGCGATCCGCCGTGCGCGATCGACGCGAACCCCGACTCCGGCGACCTCGTGGAGCGCGCCCTCGGCGAGGGCCTCTACCAGCAGCAGAGCCCGCGCACCATCACGGACCTGCTCAAGAACATCGACTCGGTCGATTCGCTCACGGACCTGGCCCGGTACATGCACCATGCCGGCCGGCTGCACCTGATTGCCGGCGAACAGGACCCCGAGGTCTCCGACTCGCTGACCGCCGAGGAATACCTGCGGATCCGCAAACTCGTCTCCGGCTACTACTCCGTGGCCCTGACGGACTGCGGAACCGGCGTCACGCACAACGCCATGAGCGGGATCCTGCAGTCTGCGGACAACCTGATCATCGCGTCGGGCTATGCCGTCAGCGGGGCCAAGCGCGCCCGCAGCACCCTGCACTGGCTGGCGAGCCACGGCTACGAGGAACTGGCCCGCAACGCGATCGTGGTCATCACGGATAAGGACGAGGTCTCCTCCCGGGTGGACAAGGACGCGATCGAGGAGCACCTGTCCGGCATCTGCCGGCAGCTGATCGCCGTTCCCCACGACCGCGGAGTGGCCGACGGCGACCTCGTCACCCTGGACGTGCTGCGCCCCGAAACACGGCGGGCCTACAAGGAGATCGCCGCCGCGATCGTGGACGGGTTCGTTTAG
- a CDS encoding GAF and ANTAR domain-containing protein, which yields MVNYAGNEAVLQLQDLIMGTGNVEDFLDRLAEFSAATLTHSVGAEIDCGVTLRRRKRSMTVAGSSQRAVTLDRIEQSIGDGPCLEALRTRSVVLLADVDKDARWPDYQLQLAANGCRSTLGVPLEIGEDAAAALNFFASATGVFTDDVIAWAAGFADLAGRALRLAVRIGTAQSRAEDLQAAMEHRTSIDVACGVIMAQNRCSQDEAMAILTRVSSNRNQKLRDVAAGILHNLPGGEVRTHFDA from the coding sequence ATGGTCAACTATGCCGGGAATGAAGCCGTCCTGCAGCTGCAGGACCTCATCATGGGCACCGGGAACGTCGAGGACTTCCTTGACCGTCTCGCGGAATTCTCCGCGGCCACGCTTACCCACTCCGTCGGCGCGGAGATCGACTGCGGGGTGACGCTCCGGCGTCGGAAGCGGTCCATGACGGTGGCGGGCAGCAGCCAGCGGGCCGTCACCCTGGACCGGATCGAACAAAGCATCGGCGACGGCCCCTGCCTTGAGGCGTTGCGGACCCGGTCCGTGGTCCTGCTCGCCGATGTGGATAAGGACGCTCGCTGGCCGGACTACCAGCTCCAGCTCGCCGCCAACGGATGCCGCAGCACCCTCGGTGTTCCGCTGGAAATCGGCGAGGACGCGGCCGCCGCGCTGAACTTCTTTGCCTCTGCCACCGGGGTCTTCACCGACGACGTCATTGCCTGGGCCGCGGGCTTCGCGGACCTCGCCGGCCGGGCCCTGCGCCTGGCCGTGCGGATCGGCACGGCCCAGTCCCGCGCGGAGGACCTGCAGGCCGCCATGGAGCACCGCACCTCGATCGACGTGGCCTGCGGCGTCATCATGGCCCAGAACCGCTGTTCCCAGGACGAGGCCATGGCCATCCTGACGAGGGTCTCCAGCAACCGGAACCAGAAGCTGAGGGACGTCGCCGCCGGAATCCTGCATAACCTGCCGGGCGGAGAAGTCCGCACCCACTTCGACGCGTGA
- a CDS encoding MFS transporter — MTTTRHAPFSLRSIAVPAFGPALLFSIGEGAILPVVALSARDLGASVAVAALVVTLIGLGSWFFNLPASLITLKFGERWAIVGAAAASALALAAAAVSALLPAGLWLLAAAMVVVGMAASVFSLARQKYLTEAVPVIFRARALSTLGGVTRIGIFIGPFIGAGVMQFSGITGAYWAGVVAMAAAAVLSVTIPDLVAAPAAADGVPVRQPTLRSVAVSHAGVFLTVGVGVLLLSALRASRQVVIPLWADHLGMDATQASLIYGISGAIDMLVFYPAGKLMDRKGRQWVAVPSTLIMGTAMLLIPLSTGFVGLMLAALLIGFGNGISSGLNMTLGADFSPDNGRGQFLGIWRFMADAGSTGGPVLLSAVTAAASLGAGVGATGVLGFAAAVVFGITIPRLKHRRNY, encoded by the coding sequence ATGACCACCACACGCCACGCACCCTTCAGCCTCCGCAGCATCGCCGTCCCCGCGTTCGGGCCCGCCCTGCTGTTCAGTATCGGGGAAGGCGCCATCCTGCCGGTGGTGGCCCTCTCCGCCCGGGACCTTGGCGCTTCGGTGGCCGTCGCCGCGTTGGTCGTCACCCTGATCGGGCTGGGCTCCTGGTTCTTCAACCTGCCGGCCTCGCTGATCACCCTCAAGTTCGGCGAACGCTGGGCGATCGTCGGAGCCGCGGCCGCCAGCGCGCTCGCCCTGGCGGCCGCGGCCGTGTCCGCGCTGCTCCCGGCGGGACTCTGGCTGCTCGCGGCGGCGATGGTCGTCGTCGGGATGGCCGCGAGCGTCTTCAGCCTGGCCCGGCAGAAGTACCTGACCGAGGCGGTCCCGGTGATCTTCCGGGCCCGGGCCCTGTCCACGCTCGGCGGCGTCACCAGGATCGGCATCTTCATCGGGCCGTTCATCGGCGCCGGGGTGATGCAGTTCTCCGGGATCACCGGCGCCTACTGGGCCGGCGTCGTCGCCATGGCCGCCGCCGCCGTCCTGTCCGTGACCATTCCGGACCTCGTGGCGGCGCCGGCCGCGGCGGACGGCGTCCCCGTCCGGCAGCCCACGCTGCGCAGCGTGGCTGTGTCCCACGCCGGCGTGTTCCTGACCGTCGGGGTGGGGGTGTTGCTGCTCAGCGCGCTGCGGGCCTCCCGGCAGGTCGTCATCCCGCTCTGGGCCGACCACCTGGGCATGGATGCCACGCAGGCCTCGCTCATCTACGGGATCTCCGGAGCCATCGACATGCTCGTCTTCTACCCGGCGGGCAAGCTGATGGACCGCAAGGGCAGGCAATGGGTCGCGGTGCCGTCCACCCTGATCATGGGGACGGCGATGCTGCTGATTCCGCTCAGCACCGGCTTCGTGGGCCTGATGCTGGCGGCGCTGCTGATCGGCTTCGGCAACGGCATCAGCTCCGGCCTGAACATGACGCTCGGGGCCGATTTCTCACCGGACAACGGCCGCGGCCAGTTCCTCGGCATCTGGCGGTTCATGGCCGACGCCGGATCCACCGGCGGCCCGGTGCTGCTCTCAGCCGTGACCGCTGCGGCCTCGCTCGGCGCCGGGGTGGGCGCCACCGGGGTGCTCGGCTTCGCTGCCGCCGTCGTCTTCGGCATCACCATTCCCCGGCTGAAGCACCGCCGGAACTACTGA
- a CDS encoding helix-turn-helix domain-containing protein, with translation MGTDRGITVAEAAERLDRSKMSVHRLLRSGQLTAAGTVGKTILIDRSTVERVAVGGTRHGRAWTAKTAWAALALLSGQNPTWISSSEKSRLRSRLRELDANAVCLLARKKDTTRRFRVSPDGLAALNDHLVASGAAAMRDGAMAATFGLSGGGGIAEGYVMAGDAQALADAFGMVEDPDGNAILHEVDIAEPFADGRALVAAIAVDLMGSLATRERSAGQRVITGLLHVGASHR, from the coding sequence ATGGGAACGGATAGGGGAATCACCGTCGCCGAAGCCGCGGAACGCCTCGACCGCAGCAAGATGTCGGTCCACCGCCTGCTGCGCTCCGGCCAGCTGACTGCGGCCGGCACGGTCGGCAAGACCATCCTCATCGACCGGTCCACCGTTGAGCGCGTCGCTGTCGGCGGCACGCGTCATGGCCGAGCGTGGACCGCAAAGACCGCCTGGGCAGCCCTGGCGCTGCTCTCCGGCCAGAACCCCACCTGGATTTCCTCCTCAGAGAAGTCGCGGCTGAGGAGCAGGCTGCGCGAGCTGGACGCCAATGCCGTGTGCCTCCTGGCCCGGAAGAAGGATACGACACGACGATTCCGCGTCAGCCCGGACGGGCTGGCGGCCCTAAACGATCATCTCGTCGCCAGCGGGGCAGCCGCGATGCGCGACGGAGCCATGGCGGCAACCTTCGGGTTGTCCGGTGGCGGAGGGATCGCCGAAGGCTACGTCATGGCCGGGGATGCCCAGGCCCTCGCTGACGCATTCGGCATGGTCGAAGACCCCGACGGCAACGCCATCCTGCACGAAGTGGACATCGCCGAACCCTTCGCCGACGGCCGGGCCCTGGTCGCGGCCATCGCCGTGGACCTGATGGGTTCCCTCGCCACCCGTGAGCGCAGCGCCGGCCAGCGGGTCATCACCGGACTTCTCCATGTCGGAGCCAGCCATCGCTGA
- a CDS encoding carboxymuconolactone decarboxylase family protein — MSILDLPSDAEATGLTAEIYAEDIRSMGQVPSHTRAVSLNPEAYLAWESLTKAISSSLGVRRYELVTLAAAQAIGSDHCRLAHGKKTLNILGEDQLLAVARDFHDAGLSPAEVAMMDYAVKLSTDAAAMTDGDSRALRELGFTDREIVDVTLAAGARNYFSRVLLALAVDLDIPEGLSPELREALLAPLPVRPANSD, encoded by the coding sequence ATGAGCATCCTGGACCTTCCGTCCGACGCCGAAGCCACCGGCCTGACGGCTGAAATCTACGCGGAGGATATCCGCTCGATGGGCCAGGTGCCCAGCCACACCAGGGCCGTCAGCCTCAATCCGGAGGCCTACCTCGCCTGGGAGTCCCTGACCAAGGCGATCAGCTCCTCTTTGGGCGTGCGCCGTTACGAACTGGTGACCCTTGCCGCGGCCCAGGCCATCGGGTCGGACCATTGCCGGCTGGCCCACGGCAAGAAGACCCTCAACATCCTGGGCGAAGACCAGTTGCTGGCCGTCGCCCGGGATTTCCACGACGCCGGCCTGTCCCCCGCCGAGGTGGCCATGATGGACTACGCCGTGAAGCTCAGCACCGATGCCGCCGCCATGACCGACGGCGATTCGCGGGCCCTGCGTGAGCTGGGCTTCACCGACCGGGAGATTGTGGACGTCACGCTGGCGGCCGGCGCGCGGAATTACTTCAGCCGGGTGCTGCTCGCACTGGCGGTGGATCTTGACATCCCGGAAGGCCTGAGCCCGGAACTGCGTGAGGCGTTGCTGGCACCGCTCCCTGTGCGCCCAGCCAACTCGGATTAG
- a CDS encoding aminotransferase class I/II-fold pyridoxal phosphate-dependent enzyme has product MGIIGESPVSGRSITLASVPSQRRIDTFLRDSVYAWRQNEPDICDFAFGNPHEMPQAAYVEALSDALAPRNEQWFAYKTNEPEAQAAAAASLQRLLGLPFEPADIHLTTGGFTAIPLALKAVADPGDEVIFTLPPWFFYEPLLLEAGLVPVKIRCDAETFDVDLAALGAAITPRTRVVIVNTPNNPTGRIYPPSLLKDLADMLEGASRSNGRRVYLLSDEAYNRIVYDGARFHSPAEYYPYTLLAYTYGKTHLAPGQRIGYVALPPAMPDRGALREALAALQMALGWIYPNALMQYALPRLEQFSIDIGELQRKRDLLVDALTGMGYRLQSPEGSFYLFAHAPIADDEAFVDALAQRGVFVLPGVLFETPGYFRMSLTASEEMIQRSLPVFAEAIAGSGQAKEKAT; this is encoded by the coding sequence ATGGGCATCATCGGTGAGTCTCCGGTTTCAGGGCGCTCCATCACCCTCGCGTCAGTTCCTTCACAACGACGGATAGATACTTTTCTCCGCGACTCGGTCTACGCCTGGCGCCAGAACGAGCCGGACATCTGCGACTTTGCCTTCGGCAACCCCCACGAGATGCCCCAGGCCGCCTATGTCGAAGCCCTCAGTGATGCGCTGGCGCCCCGGAATGAGCAGTGGTTTGCCTACAAAACGAACGAGCCGGAGGCGCAGGCCGCCGCTGCGGCGTCCCTGCAGCGCCTGCTGGGCCTGCCCTTCGAACCGGCGGACATCCACCTCACCACAGGAGGCTTCACCGCGATTCCGCTTGCCCTGAAGGCCGTCGCCGACCCCGGCGACGAGGTCATCTTCACTCTGCCGCCCTGGTTCTTCTATGAGCCGCTTCTCCTCGAGGCCGGGCTGGTGCCGGTCAAAATCCGCTGCGACGCCGAGACGTTCGACGTCGATCTGGCGGCACTGGGGGCGGCCATCACGCCGCGCACCCGGGTGGTGATCGTCAATACGCCCAACAACCCGACCGGCAGGATCTATCCGCCCTCGCTCCTGAAGGACCTGGCCGACATGCTGGAAGGGGCGTCGCGCAGCAACGGCAGGCGCGTCTATCTGCTCTCCGACGAGGCCTACAACCGGATTGTCTACGACGGCGCCCGCTTCCACAGCCCCGCCGAATACTACCCGTACACCCTCCTCGCCTACACCTACGGCAAAACGCATCTGGCGCCCGGGCAACGGATCGGCTACGTCGCCCTGCCGCCGGCCATGCCGGACCGCGGAGCGTTGCGGGAGGCCCTCGCGGCCCTCCAGATGGCGCTGGGCTGGATCTACCCCAACGCGCTCATGCAATACGCCCTGCCCAGGCTGGAGCAGTTTTCCATCGACATCGGCGAACTGCAACGCAAGCGGGATCTTCTGGTGGATGCGCTCACCGGGATGGGATACCGGCTGCAGTCGCCGGAGGGATCGTTCTACTTGTTCGCGCATGCCCCGATCGCCGACGACGAGGCCTTCGTCGATGCACTCGCGCAACGCGGGGTCTTCGTACTCCCAGGCGTCCTGTTTGAAACACCCGGTTACTTCCGCATGTCCCTGACGGCCAGCGAAGAGATGATCCAGCGCAGCCTCCCGGTGTTCGCGGAGGCCATCGCCGGCAGCGGGCAAGCGAAGGAGAAGGCAACATGA